A genomic region of Aeropyrum pernix K1 contains the following coding sequences:
- a CDS encoding ABC transporter ATP-binding protein, whose protein sequence is MAVLDIQDLKVHYYTLTGIVRAVDGVSLSVNKGEWISIVGESGSGKSTLALSIPRLIMPPGRIVGGRILYSGVDLLSLAGEELRRYRGREIGMVFQDPTAYLDPYRTVGSQIAESLLEHGLASSGSEAESMAGDALELVGIPRDRASVYPHQLSGGQRQRVAIAAAVALEPKILIADEPTTALDVVVQAKIMDLMKKLQEERGLTVMLVTHDIGLAAEYSDRIAVMYAGELVEIGPAEDVVSNPIHPYTEMLIKSVPDPWEDREVKPIPGSPPDLRNPPPGCRFHPRCPLRQPLCTNTRPSLRMVDGGRGHSCLVR, encoded by the coding sequence ATGGCCGTGCTCGACATCCAGGACCTCAAGGTCCATTACTACACCCTCACGGGCATAGTGAGGGCGGTGGATGGTGTAAGCCTATCCGTGAACAAGGGCGAATGGATCTCAATCGTGGGGGAGAGTGGTAGCGGCAAGAGCACCCTAGCCCTGAGCATCCCACGCCTGATAATGCCTCCAGGCAGGATTGTAGGGGGGCGTATCCTCTACTCTGGAGTTGACCTGCTGTCCCTCGCCGGCGAGGAGCTTAGGCGGTACAGAGGCAGGGAGATAGGCATGGTGTTCCAGGACCCTACAGCCTATCTAGACCCCTACAGGACTGTGGGGAGCCAGATTGCGGAGTCGCTGCTCGAACATGGCCTGGCTTCCAGCGGCAGCGAGGCCGAGTCCATGGCTGGCGACGCCCTAGAGCTAGTGGGAATACCCCGGGACAGGGCCTCTGTGTACCCCCACCAGCTCAGCGGGGGGCAGAGGCAGAGGGTGGCTATTGCCGCAGCCGTCGCACTAGAGCCTAAGATACTCATAGCAGACGAGCCTACTACTGCACTCGACGTGGTGGTCCAGGCCAAGATAATGGATTTGATGAAGAAGCTCCAGGAGGAGCGTGGGCTCACGGTTATGCTGGTGACACACGATATAGGCCTGGCAGCGGAGTATAGCGACAGGATAGCGGTGATGTACGCGGGGGAGCTGGTGGAGATAGGCCCGGCGGAGGACGTCGTATCAAACCCTATCCACCCCTACACCGAGATGCTGATAAAGAGCGTGCCCGACCCGTGGGAGGACAGGGAGGTAAAGCCCATCCCAGGCTCCCCACCGGACCTCCGCAACCCGCCGCCCGGCTGCAGGTTCCACCCTCGCTGCCCCCTCAGACAGCCCTTATGCACAAACACTAGGCCGAGCTTGAGGATGGTGGATGGAGGGAGGGGGCATTCCTGCCTGGTAAGGTAG
- a CDS encoding ABC transporter ATP-binding protein, which yields MNGDGYIVSIRGLKVHYPVYYSLLKRILGRPDAVVRAVDGVDLGIREGEVLAIVGESGCGKTTLGKAIVGIEEPSDGAIYYRGELLTPHRLARDRRLRRKLQMVFQDPYKSLDPLMPVGDQVAEPLVIHGLARGEEARRRAVEMLETVGLTPGREFYWRKPHQLSGGQRQRVAIARTLVLEPEVIVADEPVSMIDVSMRASILDLIMDYHRRTGATIVLITHDIAVARAVADRIAVMYLGKIVEVGEPRSVIENPRHPYTAALVTSTPSISRRRPPRFPISGEVPSAVAIPPGCRFHPRCPLASSLCRSREPALVEEGGRLYACHHPLEPGSLWRQAEQAA from the coding sequence GTGAACGGCGATGGCTATATCGTGAGCATCAGGGGGTTGAAGGTGCACTACCCGGTGTATTATAGCCTTCTAAAGCGTATCCTGGGAAGGCCTGACGCCGTCGTCAGGGCTGTCGATGGTGTGGACCTGGGAATAAGGGAGGGCGAGGTCCTGGCCATAGTTGGGGAGAGCGGGTGCGGGAAGACGACTCTGGGGAAAGCCATAGTGGGTATCGAAGAACCCAGCGATGGCGCCATATACTATAGGGGTGAGCTGCTCACGCCTCACAGGCTCGCTAGAGATAGGAGGCTCCGTAGGAAGCTGCAGATGGTTTTCCAAGACCCCTACAAGAGCCTCGACCCTCTGATGCCCGTGGGAGATCAGGTTGCGGAGCCCCTTGTCATCCACGGGCTAGCCAGAGGCGAGGAAGCAAGGCGGAGAGCCGTTGAGATGCTGGAGACCGTGGGCCTGACTCCCGGCCGGGAGTTCTACTGGAGAAAGCCGCACCAGCTCAGCGGGGGGCAGAGGCAGAGGGTGGCTATAGCTAGGACCCTGGTGCTGGAGCCCGAGGTTATAGTTGCTGACGAGCCAGTCTCGATGATAGACGTCTCCATGAGGGCATCCATACTGGATCTTATAATGGACTACCATAGAAGGACAGGGGCTACTATAGTACTTATAACTCACGACATAGCGGTGGCAAGAGCGGTCGCGGACAGGATAGCGGTCATGTACCTAGGCAAGATAGTTGAGGTGGGCGAGCCCAGGAGTGTTATAGAAAATCCTAGGCACCCCTACACGGCAGCCCTGGTGACGTCGACACCCTCTATAAGCAGGAGGAGGCCACCTCGATTCCCCATATCCGGCGAGGTGCCCAGCGCAGTCGCTATACCCCCCGGCTGCAGGTTCCACCCCCGCTGCCCCCTGGCGAGCAGTTTGTGCCGGAGCCGAGAGCCAGCCCTCGTGGAGGAGGGTGGCAGGCTCTACGCGTGCCACCACCCTCTGGAGCCGGGGTCTCTATGGAGACAGGCTGAGCAGGCTGCCTAG
- a CDS encoding MBL fold metallo-hydrolase, translated as MSLTTLAGGTLLLKGSPSTLFYKHGRTLFIVDPGHGRKRAKQISKAAEKLGGEAVAIITHFHSDHLSTLYQGFQPSTALAPVKDLAMVQDRVMRLHYTFGYPFTGAEDYLLFKAEDVDNVEPLEAERIKPLRLVPLPGHTPGQTGVETPDGVLYAADSIFGERVLQTYAVPYHSNPCQALETLTRLRDRVNRLEVIVPSHGKPVKGEEAERLLEMNIERLEDAWTALTEELSRAPASVGLLASTLMKRYGAEATPTLAILVETAVRGYIGCHGAELEPILESGVVKWRVRRR; from the coding sequence TTGAGCCTAACTACATTAGCCGGCGGCACACTACTCCTCAAAGGAAGCCCCTCCACCCTCTTCTATAAGCACGGTAGGACCCTGTTCATAGTGGACCCTGGCCACGGGAGGAAAAGGGCTAAACAGATATCCAAGGCTGCAGAGAAGCTGGGCGGGGAGGCTGTAGCCATAATCACCCACTTCCACAGCGACCACCTCTCAACCCTCTACCAGGGCTTCCAGCCCTCAACGGCTCTAGCCCCCGTGAAAGACCTGGCCATGGTCCAGGACAGGGTTATGAGGCTGCACTATACCTTCGGCTACCCCTTCACGGGTGCCGAGGACTACCTGCTCTTCAAGGCCGAAGACGTTGATAACGTGGAGCCGCTTGAGGCGGAGAGGATTAAGCCCCTGAGGCTGGTGCCCTTACCCGGTCACACACCCGGCCAGACGGGGGTTGAGACGCCTGACGGCGTGCTCTACGCGGCCGACTCTATATTTGGAGAAAGAGTGCTGCAGACGTACGCCGTCCCGTACCACTCCAACCCCTGCCAAGCCCTGGAGACCCTAACTAGACTCCGTGACAGGGTAAACAGGCTGGAAGTCATTGTGCCTAGCCATGGCAAACCTGTGAAGGGTGAGGAGGCTGAGAGGCTCCTGGAGATGAACATAGAACGGCTGGAAGACGCCTGGACGGCTCTTACAGAGGAGTTGTCGAGGGCTCCGGCATCAGTGGGGCTTCTAGCATCAACGCTGATGAAGAGGTATGGGGCGGAAGCCACGCCTACCCTCGCCATACTAGTCGAGACCGCTGTAAGAGGCTACATAGGATGCCACGGGGCCGAGCTGGAGCCTATTCTTGAGAGTGGCGTGGTTAAGTGGAGGGTTAGAAGGCGGTAA
- a CDS encoding pyridoxal phosphate-dependent decarboxylase family protein: MSSGRVEEVVKRLAEIRAMDARGEGGRLFTYLYETGDPGVKEVSLRAFEMFLDTNALDPTVFKSALFFERELVSFASSLAGGVEGVVGTVTYGGTESIILAAMAAREWYRSLGGSRTPGIVAPQTVHPSVRKAARYLGMRLSIAPVDPGSKRVDIDSLVSLVDDRTAMVVVSAPNYPYGTVDDVRSVAEALSSQRVWLHVDACVGGFILPFMRELGLYSGAFAFDVEGVYSVSMDLHKYGYSPKGASVLLFRDGSLKKHSIFADLRWPGYPFINTTVLSSRSVAPLAAAWAVTNYLGRRGYLELARKAVEARDEIMRGLESIGFRSLAPIESTILSVALDDPADTLRFHANMSRRGWILGLQPGVEGLAPPNIHLTISPIHKLVSPQFLGDARASSSEPLPKELEEAWRLLESRGPLELAGMIGRTQYDQVIIAWILSSIPPDLAEDLARELTVEVYRG; encoded by the coding sequence TTGTCCAGCGGGAGAGTGGAGGAAGTTGTGAAAAGGCTTGCCGAGATAAGGGCGATGGACGCTAGAGGAGAGGGCGGCAGGCTCTTCACATACCTCTACGAGACGGGAGACCCAGGCGTGAAGGAGGTTTCCCTCAGAGCCTTTGAAATGTTTCTAGACACCAATGCCCTAGACCCGACGGTGTTCAAGAGCGCCTTGTTCTTCGAGAGGGAGCTAGTCTCCTTCGCCTCAAGCCTCGCTGGAGGTGTTGAAGGCGTTGTCGGCACAGTGACCTATGGAGGCACGGAGAGCATAATACTGGCGGCTATGGCCGCGAGGGAATGGTATAGATCCCTGGGTGGCTCTCGGACTCCCGGTATCGTGGCACCCCAAACCGTCCACCCTTCAGTGAGGAAGGCTGCACGCTACCTGGGTATGAGGCTATCTATAGCCCCTGTAGACCCGGGGTCTAAGAGGGTCGACATTGACAGCCTCGTATCGCTGGTAGACGATCGTACCGCCATGGTTGTCGTCTCGGCCCCAAACTACCCTTACGGCACTGTCGACGATGTTAGGAGCGTTGCCGAAGCCCTGTCCAGCCAGAGGGTGTGGCTCCACGTGGACGCCTGCGTAGGAGGCTTCATACTACCCTTCATGAGGGAGCTAGGCCTGTACAGTGGGGCGTTCGCCTTTGACGTCGAGGGGGTATACTCTGTGTCAATGGACCTGCACAAGTACGGCTACTCGCCTAAAGGAGCTTCAGTGCTTCTATTTAGGGACGGGAGCCTGAAGAAACACAGCATATTCGCCGACCTCAGGTGGCCCGGGTATCCCTTTATAAACACAACAGTCTTATCCTCGAGGAGCGTCGCGCCCTTAGCGGCCGCCTGGGCCGTCACAAACTATCTGGGCCGTAGGGGGTATCTAGAGCTTGCCAGAAAGGCTGTCGAAGCTAGAGACGAGATAATGCGGGGTCTAGAGTCTATCGGCTTCAGGAGCCTAGCCCCTATAGAGTCGACAATACTCTCAGTAGCTCTCGACGATCCCGCGGATACTCTGAGATTCCATGCTAACATGTCTAGAAGAGGCTGGATACTCGGGCTACAGCCCGGTGTGGAAGGTTTAGCCCCGCCGAACATACATTTGACGATATCCCCTATCCACAAGCTCGTGTCACCCCAGTTCCTAGGGGACGCCAGGGCCTCTTCCAGCGAGCCGCTTCCTAAGGAGCTGGAGGAGGCATGGCGCCTCCTAGAGAGTAGGGGGCCTCTGGAGCTGGCTGGTATGATAGGGAGGACCCAGTACGACCAGGTCATCATAGCGTGGATCCTCTCCTCGATACCGCCGGACTTGGCTGAGGACCTCGCCAGAGAGCTTACTGTAGAGGTGTATCGAGGTTGA
- a CDS encoding MFS transporter — MRRSLLLAGLALSVFSSQAIWVTYSPVTSLVAEDLDVSKEEVGLLAIVYPAAFLALTIPSGVLLDRAFRTWLTVGVLLTGAAGVLRLLDPLSYEWLLACQVLAALGQPLLLNSFAPAASTIRPERRDTVVSLLSFAMYLGIIYALGTGYYIYTRLGLQWLNIPIAAVSAASVILYVAGLPALPQQAGSGLGFKDVVSEFRLLAGRRDLWLLGLILGLGVALFDNMSIWLEAALSPKGLGDIAGSSVALALLAGLVGVAVIPPRVVRVGLRSWYIRAAALLVAVLYLALALETSRLAVQTLIPLAGLVMLPAYPVIMEWISTYYDKRLQGKAAGAIGFVSRILTVSLASAATLFLSSPSAYFTFLAVLSTIAFAIALLLPSDR; from the coding sequence TTGAGGCGCTCCCTGCTCCTCGCAGGCCTAGCCCTCTCCGTGTTCTCGAGCCAGGCGATATGGGTCACCTACTCTCCTGTGACGAGCCTTGTAGCCGAGGATCTGGACGTATCTAAGGAAGAGGTTGGCCTCCTAGCTATAGTCTACCCCGCGGCCTTCCTAGCGCTTACAATCCCTAGCGGCGTGCTTCTAGACAGGGCTTTCAGGACCTGGCTTACCGTGGGCGTGCTTCTTACAGGGGCTGCGGGCGTTCTGAGGCTTCTAGACCCCCTCAGCTACGAGTGGCTGCTGGCATGCCAGGTCCTCGCTGCACTGGGCCAGCCCCTACTACTCAACTCCTTCGCCCCCGCAGCATCAACAATCAGGCCAGAGCGTAGGGATACCGTGGTCTCGCTCCTAAGTTTCGCCATGTACCTGGGAATCATATACGCCCTAGGAACAGGCTACTACATCTACACCAGGCTCGGCCTCCAATGGTTAAACATACCTATCGCAGCTGTATCGGCAGCCAGTGTAATACTGTATGTAGCAGGTCTACCAGCATTACCTCAGCAGGCGGGGTCAGGTCTCGGTTTCAAGGATGTGGTGTCAGAGTTTAGACTATTGGCTGGCAGGAGGGATCTATGGCTTCTCGGCCTAATACTAGGCTTGGGTGTGGCACTGTTCGACAACATGTCGATATGGCTTGAGGCCGCGCTGTCACCGAAGGGACTGGGAGACATAGCTGGCAGCTCTGTAGCCTTAGCACTCTTGGCAGGCCTGGTGGGCGTTGCGGTCATACCCCCCAGGGTTGTTAGGGTTGGGTTAAGATCGTGGTACATCAGGGCGGCGGCGCTACTAGTAGCCGTATTATACCTAGCCTTAGCACTGGAGACGAGCAGGCTAGCAGTGCAAACTTTGATCCCGCTGGCGGGGCTTGTCATGCTCCCCGCATACCCAGTGATAATGGAGTGGATATCAACCTACTACGATAAGCGGCTCCAGGGCAAAGCTGCAGGGGCCATAGGGTTCGTGAGCAGGATCCTCACAGTATCCCTCGCATCGGCCGCTACACTATTCCTCTCTAGCCCCTCAGCCTACTTCACATTCCTAGCAGTACTTTCAACAATAGCATTTGCCATAGCCCTTCTACTCCCCTCAGACCGCTGA
- a CDS encoding GNAT family N-acetyltransferase, with product MRPFKAKVIGQRIPRVGWRWLGGLTVEHEGGRLHLFMTGGIARWFSPGETVELELHEEPEDIDGVMVAPRESYRLWRIYRGERVLVWPVWRKVVSIDRETITGRRVYSYRLLAREAQTEEDYKEIVGLEQYHYASKEEIVAIWRCPVCGVYLESNLQPECPRDGVPMKLQEIRGSLPSSRFMVVELLDRKPYEPRIVGYVRVDTPIPLMHRRVPKPGGGFGVEKMIREKVFPKYWFHPTFWPVEPRNRRSLLARFRELAKLYGSRRIARAAVGEEIADEALRRANTAAARIARVVVHPDYRGDGLGVASVSLALEWIRERRIPEMRRAKHVVETIAQMARYNPFFERAGFKYMWDTASGRPVLMHPLTEEARRIIEKFLSSDPVAKSHGGVLYRPRYSPVEMLSEPESLVGVTKSYRSVLDIERLPRELQDVLRAFGAERRVVERYVLKDVNITVNPGSVAAVVGASGAGKTTLLRMILGKALGIGGEGYRPDSGVVKIPTNTKAAALLPGELEPSFGGETLLEHVASKLGDPGAAVEVLSSVGLGDAIFFRASFGELSTGQKERAKLASLLAERPNLLVIDEFMAHLDPLTARRIARKLGKLARSKGITLIVSTNRPEILDALQPDTVILVGYGSAFQEEPGRVLREL from the coding sequence ATGAGGCCTTTTAAGGCTAAAGTAATCGGGCAGCGTATACCCCGCGTGGGCTGGAGGTGGCTGGGCGGACTTACTGTAGAGCACGAGGGAGGAAGACTCCATTTGTTTATGACTGGCGGCATAGCCCGCTGGTTCTCGCCCGGCGAAACTGTTGAGCTAGAGCTTCACGAGGAACCCGAGGATATAGATGGTGTCATGGTTGCACCTAGGGAGAGTTACAGGCTCTGGAGAATCTATAGAGGGGAGAGGGTTCTAGTATGGCCTGTTTGGAGAAAGGTTGTATCGATTGACAGGGAGACTATCACCGGCAGGAGGGTATATAGTTATAGACTCCTCGCCAGGGAGGCCCAAACCGAGGAGGATTATAAAGAGATAGTTGGGCTTGAACAGTACCACTACGCCAGCAAAGAGGAGATAGTAGCTATATGGAGGTGTCCAGTATGCGGGGTCTATCTAGAGAGTAATCTACAGCCAGAATGCCCTAGAGACGGAGTTCCCATGAAGCTCCAGGAAATAAGGGGAAGCCTGCCCAGCAGCAGATTCATGGTTGTCGAACTTCTAGACCGCAAGCCGTACGAGCCAAGGATAGTGGGTTACGTGAGGGTTGACACCCCGATACCCCTGATGCACCGCCGCGTCCCCAAGCCTGGGGGAGGTTTTGGAGTCGAGAAGATGATAAGAGAAAAGGTGTTCCCGAAATACTGGTTCCACCCGACCTTCTGGCCAGTAGAACCCCGTAATAGGCGAAGCCTGCTGGCCAGGTTCAGGGAGCTCGCCAAGCTATACGGCAGCAGGAGAATCGCCAGGGCTGCTGTAGGCGAGGAGATAGCTGATGAAGCACTTAGAAGGGCTAACACGGCCGCCGCAAGGATAGCCCGTGTTGTAGTCCACCCAGACTATAGGGGAGACGGGCTTGGGGTAGCCTCTGTTAGCCTGGCTCTAGAGTGGATCAGGGAGAGGAGGATACCGGAGATGAGGAGGGCTAAGCATGTTGTGGAGACTATAGCACAGATGGCCAGGTACAATCCCTTCTTCGAGCGCGCAGGTTTCAAGTACATGTGGGACACGGCTAGCGGCCGGCCGGTACTTATGCACCCACTAACAGAGGAGGCTAGGCGAATAATCGAAAAGTTCCTGTCCAGCGATCCCGTGGCTAAAAGCCATGGAGGCGTCCTCTACAGGCCTAGATATAGCCCCGTAGAGATGCTGAGCGAGCCTGAATCACTAGTGGGGGTTACAAAATCCTACAGAAGCGTCCTCGATATAGAGAGGCTGCCTAGGGAGCTTCAGGATGTGCTAAGAGCGTTCGGCGCCGAAAGGAGGGTGGTGGAAAGGTATGTCCTGAAGGATGTTAATATAACTGTGAACCCAGGGAGCGTGGCAGCGGTCGTCGGCGCCAGCGGGGCGGGGAAGACCACACTGCTACGAATGATACTCGGAAAGGCGCTGGGTATAGGTGGCGAGGGTTATAGGCCTGATAGCGGCGTGGTTAAGATACCAACAAACACCAAGGCGGCCGCACTCCTCCCGGGCGAGCTGGAGCCATCCTTCGGTGGTGAGACGCTGCTGGAGCATGTGGCTTCTAAGCTCGGCGACCCGGGGGCTGCTGTCGAGGTCCTCAGCAGTGTGGGCCTGGGTGACGCAATATTCTTCAGAGCCAGCTTCGGAGAGCTCAGCACAGGGCAGAAGGAGAGGGCTAAACTAGCCAGCCTCCTGGCAGAGAGACCCAATCTACTGGTTATAGACGAGTTTATGGCTCACCTGGACCCGTTGACAGCGAGGAGGATAGCGCGAAAGCTCGGCAAGCTGGCTCGAAGCAAAGGCATAACGCTCATAGTTTCTACAAACAGGCCTGAGATACTTGATGCCCTTCAGCCGGATACAGTGATACTAGTTGGTTACGGATCGGCTTTCCAGGAGGAGCCCGGAAGGGTGTTGAGGGAACTCTAG
- a CDS encoding thioredoxin domain-containing protein has product MVVLFGVALGGAILGFLAGELSQTSLVYSSQCYLKSSSQLEGLVEASGRIAVMFSSETCPTCKVIEPVWTELCESGGYKGVRLAVIKLDNDTADAFLKNNVTGTPTFILFENGKELSRYVGAFKGDIEDGIKEWIDASLRQDGASGGTTEIFGGSATPVNTSSQGAILSLSSTVTIMTAFLAGFIAALSPCVLPVLYSYITGLGVSSGGKPPVHAIILAPMLAALGAASIGALFLGLGSVLEPFRQALLFAASIVLVSAGILELMGIPTYTAIRIRSGGGLFGFSLLYGVLSVQCSLPLVLGGLLLVAGGGLEAGLISLAAFSIGIGMPVAIAVAAVRTGIARVPGILGSARLLKAGYLAVSIGGVYMLAYSLGVI; this is encoded by the coding sequence ATGGTTGTCCTGTTTGGGGTGGCGCTAGGTGGAGCAATTTTAGGGTTCCTGGCGGGAGAGCTTAGCCAGACTTCTCTAGTATACTCGTCCCAGTGTTATCTGAAATCTTCCTCTCAGCTCGAAGGATTAGTAGAAGCTAGCGGGAGGATAGCTGTTATGTTTTCTAGTGAGACTTGCCCTACCTGCAAGGTAATAGAGCCGGTCTGGACGGAATTATGCGAGAGTGGCGGTTATAAGGGGGTCAGGCTGGCGGTGATAAAGCTTGATAATGATACTGCTGATGCTTTCCTGAAGAACAACGTTACGGGCACACCCACTTTCATACTCTTCGAGAACGGTAAGGAGCTGTCGAGGTATGTTGGAGCGTTTAAGGGAGACATTGAAGACGGTATTAAGGAATGGATAGACGCCAGCCTTAGGCAGGACGGAGCTTCCGGCGGCACCACAGAAATTTTCGGGGGATCAGCTACACCGGTTAACACCTCCAGTCAAGGAGCTATTCTATCACTTTCCAGTACTGTGACAATTATGACGGCTTTCCTAGCAGGCTTCATAGCAGCCCTGTCGCCCTGCGTTCTGCCTGTTCTCTATTCGTACATAACAGGGCTAGGCGTATCCTCAGGGGGAAAGCCGCCTGTCCATGCTATAATCCTCGCCCCCATGCTGGCCGCCCTTGGAGCCGCCTCGATAGGCGCGCTCTTCCTAGGCCTTGGAAGCGTGCTTGAGCCTTTCCGCCAGGCTCTCCTTTTCGCTGCATCCATAGTGCTAGTATCAGCTGGCATCCTTGAGCTGATGGGAATACCAACCTATACTGCCATAAGGATTAGGAGTGGCGGCGGTTTGTTCGGTTTCAGTCTTCTATATGGCGTGCTGTCGGTTCAATGCAGCCTCCCACTGGTACTGGGCGGCCTTCTGCTTGTGGCAGGTGGCGGCTTAGAAGCGGGTCTTATTTCCCTAGCGGCCTTCTCTATCGGAATCGGGATGCCAGTAGCAATAGCGGTTGCAGCAGTTAGAACGGGGATAGCGAGGGTTCCGGGGATACTGGGTTCGGCTAGGCTGTTGAAGGCAGGTTATCTCGCAGTATCCATAGGTGGTGTGTATATGCTTGCATACTCGCTTGGCGTGATATGA